In a genomic window of Bombina bombina isolate aBomBom1 chromosome 10, aBomBom1.pri, whole genome shotgun sequence:
- the LOC128641016 gene encoding uncharacterized protein LOC128641016, with amino-acid sequence MTKSGEEAAQQLQAPPSPRYESDGDDWPPRGDMEDIPLSPSSEEAPTAEEIPAVAPPPLEAPPAPAAPPAPAACSAPAARRAPAAPQEEIAEVQILIDFLEEMRASRRENV; translated from the coding sequence agtctggggaggaggcagcacagcaactacaggctcctccttcacctagGTATGAGAGTGATGGAGATGActggccacctcggggagacatggaagacatccctctatccccatcttctgaagaagcccccactgcagaagagatccctgcagtagCCCCTCCTCCACTagaagcccctcctgcaccagcagcccctcctgcaccagcagcctgcagtgcaccagcagcccgccgtgcaccagcagcccctcaggaggagatagcagaggtgcagatattaatagattttctggaagagatgcgtgcctcccggagggaaaatgtgtaa